In the Temnothorax longispinosus isolate EJ_2023e unplaced genomic scaffold, Tlon_JGU_v1 HiC_scaffold_24, whole genome shotgun sequence genome, one interval contains:
- the LOC139823996 gene encoding uncharacterized protein: MTTTHTPPRTRSQAATSAGTEAGATHPLDAGVTLAESLQTVIQEVRLLREEQAQREKEYGETFRRQEEELRFLRGIISNTELSHSNNRAFGDSGTRVAGGAEARDAHASEGDAIPSGAGTRIHASDSVAVASADLGYKLKPDTYDGTTPLQEYFSQLSLIARANHWDDATKTVVLASSLRGKARSILETVQDVDCLDFADLEAKLELRFGEGHLTQNSYSALTNRRQRFGEDLATLGSDIERLSRLAYPECPYEIRDKIACSQFVSAVSDNFVRRTLQIEGITLLSRAVERAKALKIIQGEGFVREKFNRNTPKEGLEADANHGKGEGDKEWKEKGEKDQKENSRGSKFNASRGECWTCGKTGHFRSECPEQNGI, from the exons ATGACGACCACGCACACCCCGCCGAGGACCCGTTCGCAGGCCGCGACATCGGCAGGAACGGAGGCGGGCGCGACCCATCCGCTGGATGCGGGGGTGACGCTAGCAGAGAGTCTTCAGACCGTCATTCAGGAGGTCCGGCTCCTGCGCGAGGAACAGGCGCAGAGGGAGAAGGAGTACGGCGAGACGTTCCGCCGGCAGGAGGAGGAGCTCCGTTTTCTCCGCGGGATTATCTCCAACACAGAGCTAAGTCATTCTAATAATAGAGCGTTTGGAGACTCGGGGACGCGAgtcgcgggcggcgcggaAGCGCGAGACGCGCACGCGAGTGAGGGGGACGCGATCCCGAGCGGCGCGGG AACGCGAATACACGCGAGTGATAGTGTCGCGGTCGCGAGTGCCGACCTGGGGTACAAATTGAAACCCGACACGTACGACGGAACAACCCCGTTACAAGAATATTTCTCGCAATTGAGTTTGATCGCGCGTGCGAACCATTGGGATGACGCGACGAAAACTGTTGTGTTAGCCTCGAGTCTGAGGGGAAAAGCGCGCTCCATTTTAGAGACCGTGCAAGATGTCGACTGTTTAGATTTTGCGGACCTGGAAGCGAAGCTCGAGCTACGTTTTGGGGAGGGTCATTTAACGCAGAATAGTTACTCCGCTCTCACCAATCGCAGACAGAGATTCGGGGAGGATCTAGCTACTCTCGGTTCCGATATTGAGCGTCTATCTCGTCTTGCGTACCCCGAGTGCCCCTATGAGATCCGTGATAAGATTGCTTGTTCGCAATTCGTTTCGGCTGTGTCCGATAATTTTGTTCGACGTACGTTGCAAATAGAGGGGATAACCTTATTAAGTCGGGCAGTCGAGCGAGCAAAAgcattgaaaattattcaagGAGAGGGTTTCGTCCGCGagaaatttaatcgaaatacTCCGAAAGAAGGACTGGAGGCGGACGCGAATCATGGGAAGGGAGAGGGCGATAAGGAGTGGAAAGAGAAGGGGGAGAAAgatcaaaaagaaaatagccGTGGCAGCAAATTTAACGCCAGCCGCGGGGAATGCTGGACATGCGGGAAAACCGGACATTTCCGGTCCGAGTGCCCCGAGCAAAACGGGATTTAA